In Carassius carassius chromosome 46, fCarCar2.1, whole genome shotgun sequence, the following proteins share a genomic window:
- the ogfr gene encoding opioid growth factor receptor: MDDDLVCEYDSTWDTESDGDELENTGRSKKTRPAFWSNSSSRNLRAAKDMQNYRHGYPNISEEECPEERMTNLKFYLNEMKSSPDDVSIETFHTEWKTDYKRLERVHSYIQWLFPLREPGVNYMAAELTTKEIQAFRESDEAKSRLLDSYELMLGFYGIQLLSRESGEVKRAENWRERFANLERNMHNNLRITRILKSLGELGFEHFQAPLVRFFLEETLVRKTLSSVKRSVLDYFLFAVRDKRERRKLVRYAFQHFEPKDKFVWCPRKIQKRFKKKSEKRQNSSAGSEESAAQNEDHSRYKNKDREATGELKHSKPVVDLIDAKKEVDNDSVMRVDSEKQSEGSSEDQEPNPDAASVEMALNNGSSVNNGDTVSNEPSSAEGQQVVQKPEESLESSNWEHVAGSRAGSADCNEPREEMDSPAEAQEEHGGTASGTKEDRTVTDSPKHNSPTQSETNTRPDLMKTSVQSENHEKNGMNCNQSNGSEKEEPMDIVDMSSYLAHQ; this comes from the exons ATGGACGACGATCTGGTGTGTGAATATGACTCCACCTGGGACACGGAGAGCGACGGGGACGAGCTGGAGAACACCGGCCGCAGCAAGAAAACACGGCCCGCATTC TGGTCCAACTCTTCCTCAAGAAACCTCAGAGCGGCCAAGGACATGCAGAACTACAGACATGGATATCCA AACATCAGTGAAGAGGAATGTCCAGAAGAAAGAATGACTAATTTAAAGTTCTATCTCAATGAAATGAAATCATCACCTGATG ATGTGTCGATTGAGACGTTTCACACCGAGTGGAAAACCGATTACAAGAGGCTGGAGAGAGTTCACTCCTACATTCAGTG GTTGTTTCCTCTGCGAGAGCCAGGGGTCAACTACATGGCTGCAGAGCTCACCACAAAGGAAATCCAA GCCTTCAGGGAGAGCGATGAAGCTAAGAGTCGTCTTCTGGATTCCTATGAGCTCATGCTGGGTTTCTACGGCATACAGCTGCTCAGCAGAGAAAGCGGGGAGGTGAAGCGCGCCGAGAACTGGAGGGAGCGATTCGCCAATCTAGAGAG aaacatgcaCAATAATCTCAGAATCACAAGGATACTCAAGAGCCTGGGAGAGCTCGGTTTTGAGCATTTCCAAGCCCCCCTGGTGCGCTTCTTCCTGGAGGAGACCCTCGTCAGAAAGACCCTCAGCAGCGTTAAACGCAGCGTGCTCGACTACTTCCTGTTTGCTGTGCGGGACAAGCGTGAGCGCAGGAAGCTGGTGCGCTACGCCTTTCAGCACTTTGAGCCCAAAGACAAGTTTGTGTGGTGCCCCAGAAAAATCCAGAAACGCTTCAAGAAGAAGTCGGAGAAGCGGCAGAACTCTTCAGCTGGCAGTGAAGAGAGTGCAGCGCAGAACGAAGATCATTCACGATACAAAAACAAGGACCGAGAAGCCACAGGTGAGCTAAAACATAGCAAGCCAGTTGTTGATCTTATAGATGCAAAGAAGGAAGTCGACAATGACTCTGTAATGAGAGTGGACTCTGAGAAACAATCTGAGGGCTCTTCAGAAGATCAGGAGCCCAATCCAGACGCTGCTTCTGTAGAAATGGCTCTCAATAATGGCTCCAGTGTTAACAACGGAGACACGGTCAGCAATGAACCAAGCAGTGCTGAAGGTCAACAAGTCGTCCAAAAACCTGAAGAATCACTGGAGAGCTCAAACTGGGAACATGTAGCTGGTTCTAGAGCAGGATCAGCAGACTGCAACGAGCCTCGGGAAGAGATGGACAGTCCTGCTGAAGCCCAGGAGGAACATGGAGGAACTGCCTCTGGTACGAAAGAGGACAGGACAGTGACTGACAGCCCTAAACACAATTCACCAACACAGTCTGAGACCAACACCAGGCCTGACTTGATGAAGACGAGCGTCCAATCAGAGAACCATGAGAAGAATGGAATGAACTGCAACCAGTCGAATGGATCGGAGAAGGAAGAACCAATGGACATTGTGGACATGAGTTCATACCTTGCCCATCAATGA